The genome window TAATTAGGACGTTCTGGCAGCTTAGTTGCAGCAAAAGCGCGATCGAACTCACCGTGCAAACTCAACCGCCAGCGATTCACCTCATCCCAGGATATTTCTTGGTTGCGGATAGATAGCAATTGCGATCGATAATCCTGCACCCGAACAGGCACAAACCCCTCCTTGAGCACCGTAATTCCTGACAGCAGCAAGCGAATTAAGTGCATCGCGTGCTTCCAACGAATTTCCCCGGTATTGCGGAGGTCTTGCTCCATCTTTTTAAATTGAGATAAAACGTAGCTATTGTAAGTTTGATAAACCAATTGAGAAAGAAAGATTTCCTTAATTTCCAGCAATTCTTTTGCTACAGGAGAAAGTGTTTCTACTAAGGGCGTGTACAAACATTCTAGCACATTTGGATTAGCTTTTAGTGCCAAAACCAGAAACTTTTGCAGTTCCCAATAGCATTCCTGATTTTCCTTGTTTTCCAATTGTTCTGGGATGCCGTAAAGCGACCAATGAAGTATTGCCGGTGGCAGGTAAATCCCGCGTCTGTCTGTATCGGATTGCTCGTTATCAAGACCGTAGGCTCTCGAACCAAGAATGCAGCGGTAAATTACAGAATCATAGAGGTTGTATTCTGCAAGAAAATCTCCTCCTGACTGCAATCCTTCGCTCTGAAACTGCTTGCGGATACTGAGTTCGTGCCGCCGCAGACTAACTTCTGTTCCGTCTGGGAGTTTAACTAAATATGCGTGGGAATTGTCCGTAGGCGATTGAACGATGACGCCTACTAATCCCGGTTTCCAAGATTGAGCGCCTGCGGGGTTTTTGACCTCGATTTTGGTGACAATTTGGGTTCCTGCGGGGATGATTAAGTTGAAATTTTGAGGAAGATTGGCATTTGCCATGAGGAAACCTCCTGCGGGGCACGAGCTACAATCTTAATGTAGCATATGTGTAGTATAGAAGGGGAGTTTTGGGCGATCGCTCGTTTGGGCATAGGTGACATCAAATCTAGCAAATTAGTTACGATTACGACAGAAAGCCCAGTTTTTGTCTTAAAAAATTGGCCTTGTGCGATCGCAGCAACTTAGTGTTGATTTCAGGTGCTGCAAGTTGTCGCGAAAGGCTTAAGTGTTAGAATCTTCTCAAGCAGCCTAAAAAAACGACCGCTACCAACGGTCGCCATCAGTAAATTATTTTTTTGATTAAGATGATCGTACCACATTTCAAATTACCCGAACAACAGCAATACGATCGCATTTCCTTGGAAGATGCAATCAGATTATATGAGCACCGTTTATTGACGGCGGCAGGCTTTATTTACACCATCACCAAAATCTATAGCGCAAATGGCCA of Oscillatoria nigro-viridis PCC 7112 contains these proteins:
- a CDS encoding nucleotidyltransferase domain-containing protein translates to MANANLPQNFNLIIPAGTQIVTKIEVKNPAGAQSWKPGLVGVIVQSPTDNSHAYLVKLPDGTEVSLRRHELSIRKQFQSEGLQSGGDFLAEYNLYDSVIYRCILGSRAYGLDNEQSDTDRRGIYLPPAILHWSLYGIPEQLENKENQECYWELQKFLVLALKANPNVLECLYTPLVETLSPVAKELLEIKEIFLSQLVYQTYNSYVLSQFKKMEQDLRNTGEIRWKHAMHLIRLLLSGITVLKEGFVPVRVQDYRSQLLSIRNQEISWDEVNRWRLSLHGEFDRAFAATKLPERPNYEKANLFLIEARRGAIG